The following are from one region of the Mycolicibacterium helvum genome:
- a CDS encoding toprim domain-containing protein: MSYTAADITELDDVQHTRLRPAVNLGLDVLNTALRELVDNAVEEVADPSHGGSTVTITLHTDGSVSVADDGRGLPVDSDPVTGKNGIVKTLGTARAGGKFSTHTDAASTGAGLNGIGAAAAVFISARTDVTVRRAGKTYLQSFGGGYPGVFDGKDFDPTAPFTRADTQKLRGSGNRKPDAHGTTVRILFDKAVVADSSLDINEVLLRAHAAARMSPGVHLIVVDEGWAGQDVRPELIEPFNGPWGTETLLDLMCAAAGSPVPGVRAVVEGRGEYTTSRGPTPFRWSLTAGPAEPATVAAFCNTVRTPGGGSHLTAAVKGLSEALADRASRIRDLGLAKGEDGPEAQDFAAVTSLAVDTRAPDVSWDSQAKTAVSSRSLNVAMAPDVARSVTIWAANPGNGEAVSLWTRLALEAARARRSAEGAKARSRAASKAKGLGTNLSLPPKLLPSRESGRGSGAELFLCEGDSALGTIKAARDATFQAAFPLKGKPPNVYGFTVSKARVKDEFDSIERILGCGVRDNCDPESCRYDRILFASDADPDGGNINSSLISMFLDFYRPLVKAGMVYVTLPPLFVVKDGQQRIYCQDESERDAAVAQMKATSKRKVEVQRNKGLGEMDADDFWNTVLDPQRRTVIRVHLDDGDPKLHHTLFGGPPEGRRTWMADVASRVDTSALDLD; the protein is encoded by the coding sequence GTGAGTTACACCGCGGCTGACATCACCGAACTCGACGATGTCCAGCACACACGCCTGCGGCCGGCGGTCAACCTCGGGTTGGACGTGCTCAACACCGCGCTGCGCGAGTTGGTAGACAACGCGGTCGAAGAGGTTGCCGATCCCAGCCACGGCGGGTCCACCGTTACCATCACCCTGCACACCGACGGGTCGGTCAGCGTCGCCGACGACGGCCGCGGCCTGCCGGTTGACTCCGACCCAGTGACCGGGAAGAACGGAATCGTCAAGACGCTGGGTACCGCGCGGGCTGGCGGCAAGTTCTCTACCCACACCGACGCAGCCAGCACGGGCGCTGGTCTGAACGGAATCGGCGCCGCTGCAGCGGTTTTCATTTCCGCTCGGACCGATGTGACGGTGCGCCGCGCAGGCAAAACCTACCTGCAGAGTTTCGGCGGCGGCTACCCCGGAGTGTTCGACGGTAAGGACTTCGACCCGACCGCCCCATTCACCCGCGCCGACACGCAAAAACTGCGCGGCTCAGGCAATCGCAAACCCGATGCCCACGGCACCACGGTGCGAATCCTGTTCGACAAGGCCGTGGTAGCTGATTCGAGCCTGGACATCAACGAAGTGCTGCTGCGCGCCCACGCGGCCGCACGGATGTCCCCCGGAGTCCACCTGATCGTGGTCGACGAGGGCTGGGCCGGCCAGGACGTCCGGCCCGAGCTGATCGAACCCTTCAACGGACCGTGGGGCACCGAGACCCTGCTGGACCTGATGTGCGCCGCCGCCGGCAGCCCCGTGCCAGGCGTGCGCGCAGTGGTAGAAGGCCGCGGCGAATACACCACCAGCCGCGGCCCGACCCCATTCCGCTGGTCGTTGACCGCCGGACCAGCCGAACCGGCAACTGTCGCTGCGTTCTGCAACACCGTGCGCACCCCCGGCGGCGGATCCCACCTGACCGCCGCCGTGAAGGGTCTGTCCGAAGCACTGGCTGACCGTGCGTCCCGGATCCGGGACTTGGGCCTGGCCAAAGGCGAAGACGGACCGGAGGCTCAGGATTTCGCCGCGGTCACCTCTCTCGCCGTGGATACCCGTGCACCCGACGTGTCATGGGATTCGCAGGCCAAGACCGCCGTGTCCTCGCGGTCACTGAACGTGGCAATGGCCCCCGATGTGGCCCGCAGCGTCACCATCTGGGCCGCCAACCCCGGCAACGGCGAAGCGGTGTCCCTGTGGACCAGGTTGGCGCTGGAGGCCGCCAGAGCGCGGCGCAGTGCCGAGGGCGCCAAAGCCCGCTCGCGCGCGGCGTCGAAAGCCAAGGGGTTGGGGACGAACCTGTCACTGCCGCCCAAGCTGCTGCCGAGCCGGGAAAGCGGTCGAGGGTCGGGTGCAGAGCTGTTCCTGTGCGAGGGCGACTCAGCACTTGGCACCATCAAGGCGGCGCGCGACGCCACCTTCCAGGCGGCCTTCCCGCTCAAAGGCAAGCCGCCTAACGTCTACGGGTTCACCGTGAGCAAGGCGCGGGTCAAAGATGAGTTCGATTCGATCGAACGCATCCTGGGTTGCGGAGTGCGAGACAATTGCGATCCGGAGTCGTGCCGGTACGACCGCATCTTGTTCGCCTCCGACGCCGACCCCGACGGCGGCAACATCAACTCGAGCCTCATCTCGATGTTTTTGGACTTCTACCGGCCGCTCGTCAAGGCCGGGATGGTTTACGTGACATTGCCGCCGTTGTTCGTGGTCAAGGACGGTCAGCAGCGGATCTACTGCCAAGACGAGTCCGAACGCGATGCCGCGGTGGCCCAGATGAAAGCCACCTCAAAACGCAAGGTGGAGGTGCAGCGGAACAAAGGTCTCGGTGAGATGGACGCCGACGACTTCTGGAACACCGTGTTGGATCCGCAGCGGCGCACTGTGATTCGGGTGCACCTCGATGACGGCGACCCGAAGCTGCACCACACCCTGTTCGGTGGGCCGCCAGAGGGCCGGCGCACGTGGATGGCTGATGTCGCCTCCCGCGTCGACACCTCGGCCCTCGACCTTGACTAG
- a CDS encoding DNA gyrase subunit A, translated as MTATLDVPEQNPDLVLEQSADDYWNHYQLTFALYSVSDRAIPSAFDGLKPGQRRLLYQMYDSRLLPGNKPQKSSKVCSAVTGNLHPHGGASMYGAAALMAAEFQRVKVIDGQGAFPRIQGDIPAADRYTEMRLSAPGAALTAELADHAVPMVSTFDGEWIEPTVLPAQWPVLLCNGAVGIAEGWATKVPAHNPREIMAACRALLKTPNMTDDRLVKLIPGPDWGCGATVVGETGLREYITTGRGQFTVRGTVSVEGKNVIVTELPPGVASNTVQDRIRALVESGEMSGVADMSDLTDRRNGLRIVVTAKRGHSAEQIREQLLALTPLESTFAASLVALDENRVPRWWSVRELISAFLRLRDSVVLHRSEYRLEKVTARRHLVAGLMTIHLDIDAAVAVIRGSDTVDDARQGLQERFGIDTEQADYVLALQLRRLTKLDVIELQAEAEKLDAEFAELTELVANPDARRTVIDSELVETAKLFKGPEFDRRTVLDFEATPTASRADEDGSRERKSNAAWRLDDRGVFSDSHGELLTSGLGWAVWTDGRIKFTTGSGLPYKIRDIPVAPDITGLLSSGVLAPGSHLALVTRRGKVLRIDPAAVNPQGAAGNGVAGVKLGADSDEVIAALPLTCENGEAILSISEKGWKVTEVADIPVKGRGGAGVGFHPFVNGEDTLLSATVSATGFIRGKKAVQPQNRAKSSVKGSGGDVTPAT; from the coding sequence TTGACCGCCACCCTGGACGTTCCTGAGCAGAACCCCGACCTGGTCCTCGAACAGAGCGCTGATGACTACTGGAACCACTACCAGCTGACCTTCGCGCTCTACAGCGTCAGCGACCGCGCCATCCCGTCCGCATTCGACGGGCTCAAGCCCGGCCAACGGCGCCTGCTGTACCAGATGTACGACTCCAGATTGCTGCCCGGAAACAAGCCGCAGAAGTCCTCGAAGGTCTGCTCGGCAGTCACCGGCAACCTACACCCGCATGGCGGCGCGTCGATGTACGGTGCGGCGGCGCTGATGGCCGCCGAGTTCCAGCGCGTGAAAGTTATTGACGGCCAAGGGGCTTTCCCGCGCATCCAGGGTGACATCCCGGCCGCTGACCGCTACACCGAGATGCGGCTGTCGGCACCAGGCGCGGCCCTGACCGCCGAACTCGCCGACCACGCCGTGCCGATGGTCTCGACCTTCGACGGCGAATGGATCGAGCCGACGGTGTTGCCGGCTCAGTGGCCGGTGCTGCTCTGTAACGGAGCGGTCGGCATCGCCGAGGGCTGGGCCACCAAAGTGCCGGCGCATAATCCCCGCGAGATCATGGCTGCCTGCCGAGCGCTGCTGAAAACCCCGAACATGACCGACGACAGATTGGTCAAGCTCATTCCTGGCCCCGACTGGGGCTGCGGAGCCACCGTGGTAGGCGAGACAGGGCTGCGGGAGTACATCACCACCGGCCGCGGGCAGTTCACGGTACGCGGCACAGTCTCCGTCGAGGGCAAGAACGTGATCGTCACGGAGCTGCCGCCGGGTGTTGCGAGTAATACCGTTCAGGATCGGATCCGGGCCCTGGTCGAGTCCGGCGAGATGTCCGGTGTGGCCGACATGTCCGACCTGACCGACCGGCGCAACGGCCTGCGCATCGTTGTCACCGCCAAACGCGGGCACAGTGCCGAACAGATCCGAGAGCAACTACTCGCCCTGACACCGCTCGAGTCGACGTTCGCTGCGAGCCTGGTCGCGCTCGACGAGAACCGGGTACCGCGCTGGTGGTCGGTACGCGAGCTGATCTCCGCATTCCTGCGTCTGCGCGACTCGGTGGTGCTTCATCGAAGCGAATATCGACTGGAAAAGGTCACCGCCCGGCGCCATCTGGTGGCCGGCCTGATGACCATCCACCTGGACATCGATGCCGCGGTGGCGGTGATCCGCGGATCAGACACCGTCGATGATGCCCGCCAAGGCCTGCAGGAGCGATTCGGGATCGACACCGAGCAAGCCGATTACGTTCTGGCGCTGCAGCTTCGGCGGCTCACCAAGCTCGACGTCATCGAGCTGCAAGCCGAGGCCGAGAAGCTTGACGCCGAGTTCGCGGAACTCACCGAGCTGGTGGCCAACCCTGACGCGCGCCGGACAGTGATCGACAGCGAGCTGGTCGAGACTGCGAAGCTGTTCAAGGGCCCCGAATTCGACCGTCGCACCGTGCTGGATTTCGAAGCCACGCCGACCGCATCGAGAGCCGATGAAGACGGCTCCCGCGAGCGTAAGTCCAACGCCGCGTGGCGACTTGACGACCGCGGCGTATTTTCCGATAGCCACGGCGAGCTGCTGACCTCGGGGCTGGGCTGGGCGGTGTGGACCGACGGGCGAATCAAGTTCACCACCGGCAGCGGTCTGCCCTACAAAATCCGAGATATCCCGGTGGCGCCGGATATCACCGGACTGCTGAGCTCTGGGGTGCTGGCACCCGGATCGCATCTGGCGCTGGTGACGCGGCGCGGAAAGGTGCTGCGTATCGACCCCGCCGCGGTGAACCCTCAGGGCGCGGCGGGCAACGGTGTCGCCGGAGTGAAGTTGGGCGCTGACAGCGATGAGGTGATTGCTGCCCTCCCGCTCACGTGTGAGAACGGCGAGGCCATTCTGTCCATATCCGAAAAGGGATGGAAGGTAACCGAAGTCGCCGATATCCCGGTCAAGGGCCGCGGCGGCGCCGGCGTTGGCTTCCATCCGTTTGTCAACGGAGAAGACACGCTGCTGTCGGCAACGGTCTCAGCCACTGGGTTTATCCGCGGCAAAAAGGCCGTGCAGCCACAGAACCGCGCCAAATCTTCGGTCAAAGGCTCCGGCGGCGACGTGACGCCCGCTACGTAG
- a CDS encoding SRPBCC family protein, which produces MSERIEVQRVIPAPAADIFAVLCDPQGHVAIDATGMLQDADGQPVRAQGDSFVVHMDRESLNDYPLGKYDVTVSITQFEQDRLIAWTIFGQLKPDIGHVYGYRLDPSEGGTAVTSFYDWSDIDQHWRDAKIFPIVGEAALRATLGILDRVVRRGYPLSST; this is translated from the coding sequence ATGAGCGAACGTATTGAGGTTCAACGGGTTATTCCCGCGCCGGCCGCGGATATCTTTGCGGTGCTGTGCGACCCGCAAGGTCACGTCGCGATCGACGCCACCGGCATGCTGCAAGACGCTGACGGGCAGCCGGTTCGTGCCCAAGGCGACAGCTTCGTCGTGCACATGGACCGCGAATCGCTCAACGATTATCCATTGGGCAAGTACGACGTCACAGTGTCGATCACGCAGTTCGAACAGGACCGTTTGATCGCTTGGACGATCTTCGGTCAACTGAAGCCGGACATCGGGCACGTGTACGGCTACCGCCTGGATCCCTCAGAGGGTGGTACGGCGGTCACATCGTTCTACGACTGGTCCGACATCGATCAGCATTGGCGAGACGCCAAGATCTTCCCGATCGTCGGGGAGGCGGCACTGCGCGCGACATTGGGCATCCTCGACCGGGTCGTGCGACGAGGCTATCCGCTGTCGTCAACCTAG
- a CDS encoding DUF1906 domain-containing protein encodes MPDWTSAAGSRRLRAVTRRDALRYATALAGLGAASWGPGTPTATAAAPTLIDFAAKQIPAQDIRAAGHAGVVNYVSTSRPGSSFGAKPITLPYAQSLTAAGLVIVSNYQYGKPGGTAPSDFTRGYAGGVADARTAWQLHTAAGGGQSAPIFFTIDEDINRDTWNRVALQWFRGINSVLGVQRTGVYGGIDVCEWAAADGVIGRSSTPGRWWAWQTKAWSGNQVHPGAVLYQRVVATASNPGPLVGGLEVDVNDALASDVGQWNLHR; translated from the coding sequence ATGCCCGATTGGACCTCGGCTGCCGGCAGTCGGCGATTACGTGCGGTTACCCGGCGTGATGCGCTGCGCTACGCCACGGCACTGGCCGGTCTCGGTGCGGCGTCGTGGGGTCCCGGCACGCCCACCGCGACGGCCGCGGCTCCCACACTGATCGATTTCGCCGCCAAACAGATTCCCGCACAGGACATCCGCGCTGCCGGCCACGCCGGTGTGGTCAACTACGTCTCGACGTCACGCCCCGGCTCGTCTTTTGGCGCCAAGCCGATCACGTTGCCCTACGCCCAGTCCCTGACCGCTGCAGGCTTGGTGATCGTCAGTAACTACCAATACGGCAAGCCGGGAGGGACGGCGCCGTCGGACTTCACGCGAGGGTATGCCGGTGGCGTCGCTGATGCGCGCACCGCCTGGCAGCTGCACACCGCGGCAGGCGGCGGCCAGAGTGCACCGATCTTCTTCACCATCGACGAGGACATCAACCGCGATACGTGGAACCGTGTCGCGCTGCAATGGTTTCGCGGCATCAACTCGGTGCTTGGAGTCCAGCGCACCGGCGTCTACGGAGGCATCGACGTGTGTGAGTGGGCCGCGGCCGACGGCGTTATCGGGAGGTCGAGCACGCCCGGCCGCTGGTGGGCCTGGCAAACGAAAGCCTGGTCTGGCAATCAGGTCCACCCCGGCGCTGTTCTCTATCAGCGCGTGGTGGCTACCGCATCGAATCCAGGCCCGCTGGTCGGCGGCCTCGAAGTCGACGTCAACGACGCCCTGGCCTCCGATGTCGGGCAGTGGAACCTACATCGGTGA
- a CDS encoding SRPBCC family protein — protein MPVAIVDAGPSQVSRSIEVNAPAAELFAMVADPHRHHELDGSATVRDNVKCPESIVPGARFTTAMRMFGVPYRITSTVTAVKPDELFEWRHPLGHRWRWEFAVITPTLTRVTETFDYRDTGPIKDTLKYYERMGFAKDNAKGIEATLTKLHDRYGE, from the coding sequence ATGCCGGTCGCCATTGTCGATGCGGGACCCAGCCAAGTCAGCCGCTCGATAGAGGTCAATGCGCCCGCGGCCGAACTGTTCGCCATGGTCGCTGACCCACACCGGCATCATGAGTTGGACGGGTCGGCGACCGTCCGGGACAACGTCAAGTGCCCAGAGTCAATAGTTCCCGGAGCAAGGTTCACGACCGCGATGCGGATGTTCGGGGTGCCCTACCGGATCACCAGCACCGTCACAGCCGTCAAACCCGATGAACTGTTCGAGTGGCGCCACCCGCTCGGGCATCGTTGGCGGTGGGAGTTCGCCGTCATCACACCCACCCTCACCCGAGTGACCGAGACGTTCGACTACCGCGACACCGGCCCGATCAAGGACACGTTGAAGTATTACGAACGGATGGGTTTCGCCAAGGACAACGCGAAAGGCATCGAAGCCACGTTGACCAAGTTGCACGACCGCTACGGCGAGTGA
- a CDS encoding DUF58 domain-containing protein, which produces MNEGLEREVQLVWRASPLTLALSTCTAAILVAAVLSARWQLITAAAPMLGMLFSIYWQSGKPEVRINSSAAQQYFFESEQAQLTVWVTTDVAATLTVSTVEGLDIEILEHDAVRQTIAVSAPRWGRYAVRVHVEVFAAGGLLRGSAVVEAAGCCVFPIAPPQDTGLPNTELPDRVGTHLTRRIGPGVEFADIRVYVPGDQLRAVNWPVSARRRTLHVTERLTDRAADVVVLIDSHAQPLGPATEATDRMARGAVQLAQTALRQGDRAGVVTLGNRRTHWLGAEVGKAQFYRIIDTILEAMGDGPLTGVATLVPPGAVPVGAIVVAFSTLLDTDFALALLDLRKRGHTVVAIDLLVETPFTAEYDPLVGRMWSLQRSLMHRNMSTLGVEVVPWAPEHTLDQAMALVPPRRHPLRSR; this is translated from the coding sequence ATGAACGAAGGCCTCGAGCGTGAGGTGCAACTCGTGTGGCGCGCTTCGCCGTTGACTCTTGCGCTCTCGACCTGCACGGCAGCAATTCTAGTGGCGGCGGTTCTCAGCGCGCGCTGGCAATTGATCACCGCCGCCGCCCCGATGCTCGGCATGCTGTTTTCGATCTATTGGCAGTCAGGTAAGCCGGAAGTCCGGATTAACAGTTCGGCAGCTCAGCAGTACTTCTTTGAATCTGAGCAAGCCCAATTGACCGTATGGGTGACTACGGACGTTGCTGCCACACTGACGGTTTCGACGGTCGAAGGGCTGGATATCGAGATCCTCGAGCACGACGCGGTTCGCCAAACGATCGCTGTATCAGCGCCACGGTGGGGGCGGTATGCGGTCCGTGTTCATGTCGAGGTGTTCGCCGCCGGCGGGCTGCTCCGCGGAAGTGCGGTCGTTGAAGCTGCCGGCTGCTGCGTGTTTCCCATCGCACCCCCGCAAGACACTGGGCTACCGAACACCGAGCTACCTGATCGTGTTGGCACCCACCTCACCCGCCGCATCGGCCCCGGCGTCGAATTCGCTGATATCCGGGTCTACGTACCCGGTGACCAACTGCGGGCAGTGAATTGGCCCGTCAGTGCCCGACGTCGCACGCTGCACGTCACCGAACGGCTGACCGACCGGGCCGCCGATGTCGTTGTGCTGATCGACAGCCACGCCCAACCGCTCGGTCCGGCCACCGAGGCCACCGACCGGATGGCGCGCGGCGCGGTGCAATTAGCGCAAACCGCGCTGCGCCAAGGGGACCGCGCCGGCGTCGTCACCCTAGGCAACAGGCGAACCCACTGGCTGGGCGCCGAGGTGGGTAAAGCTCAGTTCTACCGAATCATCGACACCATCCTGGAAGCTATGGGCGACGGACCTCTCACGGGCGTCGCCACATTGGTTCCCCCCGGGGCGGTCCCGGTCGGTGCGATCGTCGTTGCGTTCTCCACTCTGCTGGACACAGATTTCGCGCTGGCGCTGCTCGACCTGCGTAAGCGCGGGCACACGGTGGTGGCTATCGACCTGCTTGTCGAGACTCCGTTCACCGCCGAATACGACCCGTTGGTAGGCCGGATGTGGTCCTTGCAGCGATCCCTCATGCACCGCAACATGAGTACCCTCGGCGTGGAGGTCGTGCCCTGGGCCCCAGAACACACTCTCGATCAGGCGATGGCGCTGGTTCCACCCCGTCGACATCCACTGCGGTCACGATGA
- a CDS encoding AAA family ATPase translates to MTFPITATAALCEEILDEIGRVVVGKRDALTQILTTVLARGHVLIEDLPGLGKTLIARSFGATLGLDFTRVQFTPDLLPADLLGSTIYDMQSGRFEFREGPIFTNLLLADEINRTPPKAQAALLEAMAEQQVSIDRTTHPLPDPFIVLATENPIEYEGTYPLPEAQLDRFAIRLDLGYLSRPEERSMLRRRLERGSAIPHLRGVVDRNQLLAMQESVEQITVSDDVLDYVISLADATRHHPQVAVGASPRAELDLVQLARAHALLRGRDCVLSDDVKALAVAAMAHRISLRPEMWVRRIQSRDVLAELLDRMPGPQARGAR, encoded by the coding sequence ATGACCTTCCCGATTACGGCGACTGCCGCCCTTTGTGAAGAGATTCTCGACGAAATTGGGCGGGTGGTGGTGGGTAAACGCGACGCACTGACCCAGATTCTGACCACCGTGTTGGCCCGCGGGCATGTGCTCATCGAGGATCTCCCGGGCTTGGGCAAGACGTTGATCGCGCGTTCATTCGGCGCGACTCTGGGGTTGGACTTCACCCGCGTGCAGTTCACTCCTGATCTGCTGCCGGCAGATCTGCTCGGGTCGACCATTTACGACATGCAGTCGGGTCGTTTCGAGTTCCGCGAAGGTCCCATCTTCACCAATCTACTGTTGGCCGACGAGATCAACCGGACGCCGCCCAAGGCACAAGCCGCCCTGCTGGAGGCCATGGCCGAACAACAGGTCAGTATCGACCGCACCACACATCCGCTACCGGACCCGTTCATCGTCCTGGCTACCGAGAACCCCATCGAGTACGAGGGCACCTATCCACTGCCCGAAGCCCAGTTGGACCGCTTCGCCATACGCCTGGACCTGGGTTACCTGTCCAGACCAGAAGAACGGTCGATGCTGCGCCGCCGCCTTGAGCGCGGTTCCGCCATACCGCACCTTCGCGGGGTCGTCGACAGGAATCAGCTTCTGGCGATGCAGGAATCGGTCGAGCAGATCACGGTGAGCGACGACGTGCTGGACTACGTGATCTCGCTTGCCGACGCCACCCGCCACCACCCCCAGGTCGCCGTAGGAGCGAGTCCGCGTGCTGAACTCGATCTGGTTCAACTCGCCCGAGCACATGCCCTCCTGCGCGGCCGCGACTGCGTGCTATCCGACGACGTCAAAGCACTTGCTGTGGCAGCTATGGCGCACCGAATCAGCTTGCGCCCGGAAATGTGGGTGAGGCGCATCCAGTCCCGCGATGTCCTAGCCGAACTGCTGGATCGGATGCCCGGCCCACAAGCACGGGGCGCGCGATGA
- a CDS encoding Zn-ribbon domain-containing OB-fold protein produces MAERIPMVDYLVLDNGEPHLVAHECLACGARFFDRRNACAGCFATEFKTVPVATEGTVRTFTIVTFAAPGVPVPFVASVIDCDGTQVRANLVNVKPDPEHVHDGMKVRLSTYSLGADAEGTEAIGFGFEPVA; encoded by the coding sequence ATGGCCGAGCGGATACCGATGGTCGACTACCTGGTGCTCGACAATGGTGAACCCCATCTCGTGGCCCATGAATGCCTGGCCTGCGGTGCTCGGTTCTTCGATCGGCGTAATGCCTGCGCGGGCTGTTTCGCTACCGAATTCAAGACAGTGCCGGTGGCGACCGAAGGCACGGTGCGAACGTTCACCATCGTCACCTTTGCCGCACCCGGTGTGCCCGTCCCCTTCGTCGCGTCGGTGATCGACTGCGACGGCACCCAGGTGCGTGCCAACCTCGTCAACGTCAAGCCCGATCCTGAACACGTCCACGACGGTATGAAGGTGCGCCTGTCCACCTACTCGCTCGGCGCCGACGCAGAAGGCACCGAGGCAATCGGGTTCGGCTTCGAGCCTGTCGCCTGA